From the genome of Flavobacterium ovatum, one region includes:
- a CDS encoding 4Fe-4S dicluster domain-containing protein, with amino-acid sequence MNYTSFNKNEEFFVDMQRCIGCKACEMACAECETNGQDSMIHVNYVDRASTVQTTVQVCMHCEDPVCANVCPADAISKDEFGIVHTANTERCIGCSNCVIACPFGVPKKEESYDLMMKCTMCYDRTSVGKKPMCATVCPSGALFYGTKEEIAEMRPNSSPVNTFVFGQEIVNTKVNIMMPKGSTELIIF; translated from the coding sequence ATGAATTATACCAGTTTTAATAAAAATGAAGAGTTTTTTGTAGATATGCAACGTTGCATTGGCTGTAAAGCCTGCGAAATGGCTTGTGCCGAATGTGAGACGAACGGACAAGATTCGATGATTCACGTGAATTATGTTGACCGTGCTTCGACTGTGCAAACAACAGTACAAGTGTGTATGCACTGCGAAGACCCCGTTTGTGCCAACGTTTGTCCTGCAGATGCCATCTCCAAAGACGAATTCGGAATCGTACATACGGCCAATACTGAAAGATGTATTGGATGTTCCAATTGTGTGATTGCTTGTCCTTTTGGTGTACCCAAAAAAGAAGAAAGCTATGATTTAATGATGAAATGCACCATGTGTTATGACCGTACGAGTGTAGGGAAAAAACCAATGTGCGCAACAGTTTGTCCTAGTGGCGCGTTGTTTTATGGTACGAAAGAAGAAATCGCCGAAATGCGTCCGAATAGTTCACCAGTAAATACTTTTGTTTTTGGACAAGAGATTGTAAATACCAAAGTGAATATTATGATGCCAAAAGGCAGTACCGAATTGATAATATTTTAG
- a CDS encoding Rieske (2Fe-2S) protein, protein MSKEDNLNQNWKKDFPIEKQQATNVSRRDFAKFLTLVSGGLMVGSGVVAAKAYLMPKEEVAGEHFVCKKDEVPSGGTRGFVIEGSTVPYILIHLETGEFKAYEQKCTHLSCSVFYKPGTGIIHCPCHEGSFDAKTGDVIAGPPPRALPNLDVFFKDNDIYVKAAEKVEYHS, encoded by the coding sequence ATGTCAAAAGAAGATAATTTGAATCAAAATTGGAAGAAAGATTTTCCAATAGAAAAACAACAAGCAACCAATGTAAGTCGTCGTGATTTTGCCAAATTCCTAACCTTGGTTTCTGGAGGTTTGATGGTTGGTAGCGGAGTCGTTGCAGCCAAGGCGTATTTGATGCCCAAGGAAGAAGTGGCTGGAGAGCATTTTGTATGCAAAAAAGACGAAGTGCCTTCTGGAGGAACTCGTGGTTTTGTAATCGAAGGAAGTACCGTTCCTTATATTTTAATTCATCTAGAAACGGGTGAGTTCAAAGCCTATGAGCAGAAATGTACGCATCTTTCTTGTTCTGTTTTCTACAAACCTGGAACAGGAATTATTCATTGTCCTTGTCACGAAGGTTCGTTTGATGCCAAAACAGGAGATGTGATTGCTGGTCCTCCGCCACGTGCATTGCCAAATTTAGATGTCTTCTTCAAAGACAATGATATTTATGTAAAAGCCGCAGAAAAAGTGGAGTATCACAGTTAA
- a CDS encoding DUF6755 family protein, which translates to MSNFRTSQNKANPNKLNAILSTLIFILILNVSIQIWLLYASLNNALDNNREILIPAFIASLLIFLIGFGMLYYLPTGNNKK; encoded by the coding sequence ATGAGTAATTTTAGAACCAGTCAAAATAAAGCCAATCCCAATAAACTAAATGCGATTCTTTCGACATTGATATTTATATTAATCTTGAATGTGAGTATTCAAATTTGGTTGTTGTATGCTTCTTTGAACAACGCATTAGACAATAATCGCGAAATTTTGATTCCAGCTTTTATAGCTTCTTTGCTGATTTTTTTAATTGGTTTTGGTATGTTATATTATTTACCAACAGGAAATAATAAAAAGTAA
- a CDS encoding ATP-binding protein, which produces MRYLNKIVFINSASIKYAEIELDGNTHLIGTQGVGKSTLLRAILFFYNANKTKLGIPREKKGFDDYYFEYQNSYIIYEVVKDSIPFCVLAYKVNGKVAFRFFDSEYKSESFVDDNNRAFENWEKIRNSFGKEIHYTPLISNYEDFRRIIYGDNKGLNAEFRKYALIESKQYQNIPRTIQNVLLNSNLEAKFIKDTIINSLNEDEFIIDIENYHKSHLRDFETQINDIKIWFNKNKKGQIIVRNQAERVIEKYRIFNYLNREKKELASSLNSRVSYIESHKPILLSNFSNENNTLISIFKKKENLQDLHLKREQKIISEIDYIKKELTKAGDKQTEYNNQNITDLIEKVAQKSTLTNEQKTLVEEKNILTSSFGLITQKYEALLAQVQNQHQEYTNTQNAEKNNIQSSFSEEKSSLIDRYQLLISQIKGDHKAEQEKASNELKSIENEENRFKNKKSELKHQSFFVAEIEKCKGEKETLNGQLNTATSIISNSKNKSQNIRKEWELETKDIERNHTVSIEKEIEKNQKFEKEIEVIQNKIKQSKSSLYGWLNDTIPNWENTIGKVIDEDNVLFISDLNPQLIDKNANTFFGVELNLNALKSRIKTVKYYNLEIEELQNKIKDIQKTIKQTTIDKDGNLLKLKTKFQKIIKDLKDSIAENEYNITQVEEKLKKNKIEWNEWIEKSQKEKGIILSSLESELDKIASQKIKAQEQIKIIKKGIDRKVTLKEKERDTEISNLNTIKNTKIEVISTAILANKKECDYRILELKKQQTSELDDKGADTKRLYLIDVRLGELSNSLDFITINERIVIEFEKDKRELFDKIPELKANKLSLEKKQNAFETEHKIEIKKLEEKYSNQKEIVENIQSKRNEFEIDENKFLEFKKSETFTSIQIHFSDATNKIEDTKTAVAIISEINDKHYKGIETFKELQQAINNFNGNFNEHNIFSFKVKLNEDLDYLNFALDLKEFVEADKINEFEKRVNERFANIIRLIGRETTELNSKEAEIEKIIRKINDDFVNKNFVQAIKEMEMRTQKSSNSIVKLLIQIKEFNDENSVLLGESNLFTSSETNSKNQKAVELLKQLVKELEKSKNTSLTLSESFDLQFRIVENDNDSGWVEKLSDVGSKGTDILVKAMINISLLNVFKESASKQFKDFKLHCMMDEIGTLHPTNQKGILRFANERNILLINGSPTSQNATDYKYTYKLAKEQSKTDAKKYITKINRLIKVNTKILD; this is translated from the coding sequence ATGAGATACCTGAATAAAATAGTTTTTATCAACAGCGCATCTATAAAATATGCTGAAATTGAATTAGACGGAAACACCCATTTAATCGGTACACAAGGTGTTGGAAAAAGCACTTTGCTTCGAGCTATTTTGTTTTTTTACAATGCCAATAAAACGAAATTGGGTATTCCAAGAGAAAAAAAAGGTTTTGATGACTATTATTTTGAGTATCAAAACTCCTACATTATCTATGAAGTGGTAAAAGATAGTATACCATTTTGTGTTTTAGCTTACAAAGTAAACGGTAAAGTTGCTTTTCGATTTTTTGATTCGGAATACAAAAGTGAAAGTTTTGTTGATGACAATAATCGAGCATTTGAAAATTGGGAAAAGATTAGAAATTCGTTTGGAAAAGAAATTCACTATACGCCCTTGATTTCAAATTATGAAGATTTTCGCAGGATAATTTATGGTGATAATAAAGGATTAAATGCTGAATTCAGGAAATATGCTTTAATTGAAAGCAAGCAATACCAAAATATCCCTAGAACCATCCAAAATGTATTGTTGAACTCTAATTTAGAGGCTAAATTCATTAAAGACACCATTATAAATTCTTTAAATGAAGACGAATTTATAATCGATATTGAAAACTATCATAAAAGTCATTTACGAGATTTTGAAACACAAATTAATGATATTAAAATATGGTTTAACAAAAACAAAAAAGGTCAAATAATTGTTCGTAATCAAGCAGAAAGAGTAATTGAAAAATACAGGATTTTTAATTATTTGAATAGAGAAAAGAAAGAATTAGCTTCAAGTTTGAATTCCAGAGTGTCTTATATTGAAAGCCATAAACCTATATTGCTATCCAACTTTTCGAATGAAAACAATACGCTTATTTCAATTTTTAAAAAGAAGGAAAACTTACAAGACCTTCATTTAAAAAGAGAACAGAAAATAATTTCAGAGATAGATTATATCAAGAAAGAATTAACCAAAGCAGGCGACAAACAAACCGAATACAACAATCAAAATATTACTGATTTAATTGAAAAAGTAGCACAGAAAAGCACTTTAACGAATGAACAAAAAACCTTAGTAGAAGAAAAAAATATTCTCACCTCTTCATTCGGATTGATTACTCAAAAATATGAAGCATTATTAGCTCAGGTACAAAACCAACATCAAGAATATACCAATACTCAAAACGCGGAAAAGAATAATATTCAAAGTTCATTTAGTGAAGAAAAATCTTCATTAATCGATAGATATCAGTTATTGATTTCACAAATTAAAGGGGATCATAAAGCGGAACAAGAAAAAGCTTCGAATGAATTAAAAAGTATAGAAAATGAAGAGAATCGTTTTAAGAACAAAAAATCAGAACTGAAACATCAGAGCTTTTTTGTTGCAGAAATTGAAAAATGCAAAGGAGAAAAAGAAACACTGAATGGTCAACTGAATACGGCTACTTCTATCATTTCAAATTCAAAAAACAAATCGCAAAACATTCGAAAAGAATGGGAATTAGAAACAAAAGATATCGAAAGAAATCATACTGTTTCCATTGAAAAAGAAATTGAAAAAAATCAAAAATTCGAAAAAGAAATTGAGGTCATTCAAAATAAAATCAAGCAAAGTAAATCGTCACTTTATGGTTGGCTAAACGATACAATTCCTAACTGGGAAAACACAATTGGAAAAGTTATTGATGAAGACAACGTCTTATTTATTTCGGACTTAAACCCACAATTAATTGATAAAAATGCGAATACTTTTTTTGGCGTAGAACTGAATTTAAATGCTTTGAAAAGCAGAATTAAAACGGTAAAATATTATAATCTTGAAATTGAAGAACTTCAAAATAAGATTAAGGATATTCAAAAAACTATTAAGCAAACCACCATCGATAAAGATGGTAATTTGCTTAAACTTAAAACTAAATTTCAGAAAATTATAAAAGACTTAAAAGATAGTATAGCGGAAAATGAATACAATATTACTCAAGTTGAAGAAAAACTAAAGAAAAACAAAATTGAATGGAATGAGTGGATTGAAAAATCCCAAAAGGAAAAAGGAATAATTCTAAGTAGTTTAGAAAGTGAATTGGATAAAATAGCCTCTCAAAAAATTAAAGCACAAGAGCAAATAAAGATTATTAAAAAAGGAATTGATCGAAAAGTCACTTTAAAAGAAAAAGAACGAGATACTGAAATTTCAAATCTAAATACGATAAAGAACACAAAAATTGAAGTAATTTCAACTGCAATTTTAGCAAATAAAAAAGAGTGTGACTATAGAATTCTGGAACTAAAAAAACAACAAACTTCGGAATTAGATGACAAAGGGGCTGATACAAAAAGGCTTTATTTAATTGACGTTAGATTAGGTGAACTATCAAATTCGCTAGATTTTATAACTATTAACGAACGTATCGTTATTGAATTTGAAAAAGATAAAAGAGAACTTTTTGATAAAATACCAGAACTGAAAGCTAATAAATTAAGCTTAGAAAAAAAGCAAAATGCTTTTGAAACTGAACATAAAATTGAAATTAAAAAATTAGAAGAAAAATACAGCAATCAAAAAGAAATAGTTGAGAACATTCAATCAAAAAGAAACGAATTTGAGATTGATGAAAACAAGTTTCTAGAGTTTAAAAAATCAGAAACTTTCACAAGTATTCAAATTCATTTTTCTGATGCAACAAACAAAATTGAAGATACAAAAACGGCTGTTGCAATTATTTCGGAAATAAACGACAAACATTATAAAGGAATTGAAACATTCAAAGAGTTACAGCAAGCCATCAACAATTTTAATGGAAACTTTAACGAGCATAATATTTTTAGTTTTAAAGTAAAGTTAAATGAGGATTTGGATTATCTAAATTTCGCATTAGACTTAAAAGAATTTGTTGAAGCTGATAAAATAAATGAATTTGAAAAAAGAGTGAATGAACGTTTTGCTAATATTATTCGGTTAATTGGCAGGGAAACCACTGAATTAAATTCAAAAGAAGCAGAAATTGAAAAAATTATCCGAAAAATAAATGACGATTTTGTGAACAAAAATTTTGTGCAAGCCATTAAAGAAATGGAAATGAGAACGCAAAAAAGTTCAAACTCAATAGTGAAATTACTGATTCAAATCAAAGAGTTTAACGACGAGAATAGTGTTTTATTAGGAGAGTCAAATTTGTTTACAAGTTCAGAAACCAATTCAAAAAATCAAAAAGCTGTAGAATTGTTAAAGCAACTGGTAAAAGAGCTGGAAAAATCTAAAAACACTTCGCTTACTTTATCAGAATCTTTCGATTTGCAATTTAGAATTGTAGAAAATGATAATGATTCGGGTTGGGTAGAAAAACTTTCCGATGTTGGAAGTAAAGGTACCGATATTTTGGTAAAAGCGATGATTAACATTTCTTTACTTAATGTTTTTAAAGAAAGTGCATCAAAACAATTCAAAGATTTTAAATTACACTGTATGATGGATGAAATAGGTACATTACATCCTACGAATCAGAAAGGTATTCTACGTTTTGCTAATGAAAGAAACATTTTATTAATCAATGGTTCTCCAACAAGTCAAAATGCAACCGACTATAAATACACGTATAAATTGGCTAAAGAGCAATCTAAAACGGATGCTAAAAAATACATAACTAAAATAAATAGGCTGATAAAGGTAAATACCAAAATTCTTGATTAA
- a CDS encoding ATP-binding protein produces the protein MYRIIQESILNVSKYAHAKNCTITIILHNFLELNIIDDGDGFDVNHKKNGIGLINLNERVKSLKGEFKIESVKGKGTKINVMFNLHTLMMNQKYS, from the coding sequence ATGTATAGAATAATCCAAGAGTCTATTTTAAATGTTAGTAAATATGCACATGCCAAAAATTGTACTATTACAATTATACTGCATAATTTTTTAGAATTAAATATTATAGATGACGGTGACGGTTTCGACGTTAACCATAAAAAAAATGGAATTGGTTTAATTAATTTGAATGAAAGGGTAAAATCCCTCAAAGGTGAATTTAAAATTGAATCAGTTAAAGGAAAGGGAACAAAAATTAATGTAATGTTTAATCTTCATACCTTAATGATGAATCAAAAGTATTCATGA
- a CDS encoding integrase core domain-containing protein, which yields MKNGDGHFAPELGGHFELESGDHFKLELGGQYSWNFHNDSRFSAKTIQDFFKENHLNQVFTHPYTPQENGHIESFHAILAKKLRPFHFWTIDELEQLLTLFYEKYNNQRLHSSVCNLPPNIFLECWNKDLIEQKRDEIKRKINFKLKIPYNQISGNTSWKCSSLQNLEIPPFWADELNFNKNEMVRPETFLQTSV from the coding sequence ATGAAAAATGGAGATGGTCATTTTGCTCCGGAATTAGGTGGTCATTTTGAATTGGAATCAGGTGATCACTTTAAATTGGAATTGGGTGGTCAATATAGCTGGAATTTCCACAATGACAGTAGGTTTTCAGCAAAAACGATTCAGGATTTTTTCAAAGAAAACCATTTAAATCAAGTCTTTACACACCCATACACACCACAAGAAAACGGACACATTGAAAGTTTTCACGCTATTTTAGCAAAAAAACTACGCCCATTTCATTTTTGGACAATCGACGAATTGGAGCAGCTTCTAACTCTTTTTTATGAAAAATACAACAATCAACGATTGCATTCGTCTGTTTGTAATTTACCTCCGAATATCTTTTTAGAATGTTGGAACAAAGACCTAATAGAACAAAAAAGAGACGAAATAAAACGAAAAATAAACTTTAAACTCAAAATTCCATACAACCAAATATCGGGCAATACGAGCTGGAAGTGCAGTTCCTTGCAAAATTTAGAGATTCCGCCTTTTTGGGCGGATGAACTAAATTTTAATAAAAACGAAATGGTCAGGCCTGAAACATTTCTACAAACATCGGTATAA